One stretch of Bacteroidota bacterium DNA includes these proteins:
- a CDS encoding diacylglyceryl transferase, with amino-acid sequence MTRLKEKWGINSNWQVLVICFVFAVTGSTSVKLAAPVLDFLGIHNTLKPFIYWPLRIFTIFPIYQILLIIFGTLCGQFAFFWNIEKKMLARILRINIK; translated from the coding sequence ATTACCCGACTAAAAGAAAAATGGGGAATCAATAGCAATTGGCAAGTACTGGTAATTTGTTTTGTTTTTGCTGTTACAGGATCTACTTCAGTAAAATTAGCTGCTCCTGTTTTGGATTTTCTTGGAATCCACAACACACTTAAACCTTTTATTTATTGGCCTTTAAGGATTTTTACAATTTTCCCTATTTATCAGATACTGTTAATTATATTCGGAACACTTTGTGGTCAGTTTGCTTTTTTCTGGAATATTGAAAAGAAAATGTTGGCAAGAATCCTAAGGATAAACATCAAATAA
- a CDS encoding RNA methyltransferase encodes MQKIKLTTTELERKSPEAFKIAEKTPLIIVLDNIRSAHNIGSVFRTADAFLIKAVYICGFSAYPPNREIEKTALGATKSVEWKYFQHTLEAINQLKSEKTEIWAVEQVDKSEYLNEFSIEKEKTYALVFGNEVKGVDQQIIDQCLGCIEIPQSGTKHSLNIAVSMGIVLWDFYRKLKL; translated from the coding sequence ATGCAAAAAATAAAATTAACTACTACTGAATTAGAAAGAAAATCACCAGAAGCATTTAAAATTGCAGAAAAAACTCCCTTAATAATTGTCTTAGATAATATAAGAAGTGCTCATAATATAGGTTCAGTTTTTAGAACTGCTGATGCCTTCTTAATTAAAGCAGTATATATTTGTGGTTTTAGCGCATATCCTCCGAACAGAGAAATTGAAAAAACAGCCCTGGGGGCAACAAAAAGCGTAGAATGGAAATACTTCCAGCATACCCTGGAAGCAATAAATCAGTTAAAATCAGAAAAAACTGAAATCTGGGCTGTAGAACAGGTAGACAAAAGCGAATATCTGAATGAATTTTCAATTGAAAAAGAAAAAACATATGCCTTGGTGTTTGGCAATGAAGTAAAAGGAGTTGACCAGCAAATAATAGATCAATGCTTAGGCTGTATTGAAATTCCCCAGTCAGGAACAAAGCATTCATTAAACATTGCTGTTAGCATGGGCATTGTGTTATGGGATTTCTATAGAAAACTTAAGTTGTAA
- the mutS gene encoding DNA mismatch repair protein MutS, protein MKQFNAIKAKYPDALLLFRVGDFYETFGEDAVKTANILGIVLTKRANGSASFIDLAGFPHHSLDVYLPKLVRAGQRVAICDQLEDPKLTKTIVKRGVTELVTPGVSYNDKVLDHKSNNFLASIHFNGQEKQVGVAFLDVSTGEFFTAQGSIEYLDKLLQSFNPSEVLFQKNAQKQFKNYFGDRFYTYTLDEWIFAPEYTTELLLKHFGTKSLKGFGVENVTNGTIAAGAALHYLSATNHNQTAHISKLTRIEEANFVWLDRFTIRNLELFSSANPDAVTLIDVIDHTVSPMGSRMLKRWLALPLKELQPIEERLEVVQHFFDHSDFYASIRNQVQQTGDLERIISKVSASRINPRETVQLKRSLEAVLEIKNLCSTSNNAQLVKLSEQFNSCNFIRGKIGRELVTDPPVLLHKGGVIANGVNEELDELRKISYSGKDYLLQIQKREMEKTGISSLKISYNNVFGYYLEVTNSHKNKVPVEWIRKQTLVNAERYITEELKQYEEKILGAEEKILAIETRLYTDLVLSLADYIIPVQLNASLVARLDCLISFAEIAKKNNYVRPNLNNSAVIDIKKGRHPVIEKQLAVGEEYVPNDVLLDPQEQQIMIITGPNMSGKSALLRQTALITLLAQIGSFVPAESAQIGLVDKIFTRVGASDNISSGESTFMVEMNETASILNNLSDRSLILLDEIGRGTSTYDGISIAWAIAEFLHEHPSARAKTLFATHYHELNDMAEIFNRIKNFNVSIKEISNKIIFLRKLVEGGSEHSFGIHVARMAGMPKRVIQRATEILQKLEVSHSSTGDKKEKKAKVDDNFQLSFFQLDDPILTQIKDEIVNTDINTLTPVEALMKLNDIKKLLVR, encoded by the coding sequence ATGAAGCAGTTTAATGCCATAAAAGCAAAATATCCTGATGCATTATTGCTTTTTAGGGTAGGAGATTTTTATGAGACATTTGGAGAGGATGCGGTAAAAACTGCAAATATTTTAGGGATTGTTCTTACTAAAAGGGCTAATGGATCTGCAAGCTTCATTGATTTAGCTGGTTTTCCTCATCATTCCCTTGATGTGTATTTGCCAAAATTAGTCAGGGCAGGACAGAGGGTTGCAATTTGCGATCAATTGGAAGATCCTAAATTAACAAAGACAATTGTTAAAAGAGGAGTAACAGAACTCGTTACCCCTGGGGTTTCCTATAATGATAAGGTATTAGACCACAAGAGCAATAATTTTTTGGCCAGCATTCACTTTAATGGGCAGGAGAAGCAAGTAGGAGTTGCATTTTTAGATGTTTCTACCGGAGAGTTCTTTACTGCTCAAGGATCTATTGAATATCTTGATAAACTATTACAAAGCTTCAATCCCAGTGAGGTGCTTTTTCAAAAAAACGCTCAAAAACAGTTCAAAAACTATTTTGGTGATCGATTCTATACCTACACTTTGGATGAATGGATTTTTGCTCCTGAATATACAACAGAATTGTTGTTAAAACATTTTGGAACTAAATCTTTAAAAGGATTTGGTGTTGAAAATGTAACCAATGGTACAATTGCAGCAGGTGCAGCATTGCATTATCTTTCAGCAACCAATCACAATCAAACTGCTCATATTTCTAAATTGACCAGGATTGAAGAGGCAAATTTTGTTTGGCTTGACAGATTTACAATCCGTAACCTGGAATTGTTTTCTTCAGCTAATCCTGATGCTGTAACACTTATTGATGTTATTGATCATACAGTATCTCCAATGGGCTCTCGCATGCTTAAACGGTGGCTAGCCCTCCCTTTAAAAGAACTCCAACCAATTGAAGAAAGACTGGAGGTAGTTCAACATTTTTTTGATCATTCTGATTTTTATGCTTCAATACGTAACCAGGTTCAACAAACAGGGGATTTGGAAAGAATTATTTCCAAAGTTTCAGCCTCCAGAATTAATCCTAGGGAAACTGTTCAGTTAAAAAGATCATTGGAAGCGGTATTGGAAATAAAAAATTTGTGTTCCACCTCTAATAATGCCCAGCTTGTTAAGCTCTCAGAACAATTCAACAGTTGCAATTTTATAAGGGGAAAAATTGGACGTGAACTGGTTACCGATCCTCCCGTATTGCTACATAAAGGAGGAGTGATTGCAAATGGAGTAAACGAAGAATTGGATGAACTAAGGAAAATTTCCTATTCAGGAAAGGATTATCTGCTGCAAATTCAAAAACGGGAAATGGAAAAAACAGGAATATCTTCTCTTAAAATTTCCTACAACAATGTTTTTGGATATTACCTTGAAGTTACGAATTCCCATAAAAACAAAGTTCCTGTAGAGTGGATTCGAAAACAAACATTGGTAAATGCAGAGCGGTATATTACAGAAGAACTTAAACAATACGAAGAAAAGATTTTAGGTGCGGAAGAAAAAATACTTGCAATTGAAACCAGGTTATATACTGATTTGGTCCTTAGTTTGGCAGATTATATTATTCCAGTCCAATTAAACGCCTCACTTGTTGCAAGACTTGATTGTTTGATTTCCTTTGCTGAGATTGCCAAAAAAAACAATTACGTTAGGCCCAATTTAAATAATTCTGCTGTAATTGATATAAAAAAAGGCCGTCATCCTGTAATTGAAAAGCAATTAGCAGTTGGGGAAGAGTATGTTCCAAATGATGTACTCTTAGATCCACAGGAACAGCAGATCATGATTATCACTGGTCCTAATATGTCCGGGAAATCAGCTTTATTGCGTCAAACAGCCCTCATTACATTGCTTGCTCAAATAGGAAGCTTTGTTCCTGCTGAATCTGCCCAAATTGGTTTGGTGGATAAAATATTTACACGGGTTGGAGCATCAGATAATATTTCCTCCGGAGAATCGACCTTTATGGTTGAAATGAATGAAACAGCTAGCATATTAAATAACCTTTCTGATAGGAGTTTAATTTTACTGGATGAAATTGGTAGAGGAACAAGTACTTATGATGGAATTTCCATAGCCTGGGCCATTGCTGAGTTTTTGCATGAGCACCCTTCAGCAAGAGCAAAAACACTTTTTGCCACACATTACCATGAACTCAATGACATGGCTGAAATATTTAACAGGATTAAAAATTTCAATGTATCAATAAAAGAAATAAGCAATAAAATAATCTTCTTAAGAAAACTGGTAGAGGGGGGTAGTGAACATAGTTTTGGAATTCATGTTGCCCGTATGGCTGGCATGCCAAAAAGGGTAATTCAAAGAGCAACAGAAATTTTACAAAAGCTCGAAGTAAGTCATAGCTCCACAGGAGATAAAAAAGAAAAAAAGGCAAAGGTGGATGATAATTTCCAATTGAGTTTTTTCCAACTTGATGATCCTATATTAACCCAAATTAAGGATGAAATTGTAAATACCGATATTAATACACTTACTCCTGTTGAGGCATTAATGAAATTAAACGACATTAAAAAAT
- a CDS encoding OmpA family protein, producing MKNKSVKLAITAVSTAIVLAGCGGLGKMVKNSNQVTYEVTPKPLEMHGDSVLITINGKYPPKFFAKKAQVNITPTLKYGDTEKEFKKVSYKGETAEGEGTVINNASGGAITYTDKIPYSSDMRVSELMLKSTASIKTKSKEFPAVKIGDGVIATPALVMNDDKPSLGSDKFTKTVPRIADAQIQFVIQQSQVRSTELSKPEMKSLAEFVKNGQSKGFIFNNIEISSYASPDGEERLNAGLSERRAEETANYISKEFKKNKVQAANSTDFIKKSSTPEDWEGFKKAIEKSDIQDKDLILRVLTMYSDPIQREQEIKNMAKTYTVIADKILPELRRSKIRINAEEKSRSDEKIASLVSTNPDSLSVEEVLYSATLTNDMDAKLNIYKTAERIYPNDWRGANNAGYVLMLQNKLNDAKGQFEKADKLSANNAVIKNNLGVVAHLQGDRKKAEALYKEASASDNNAKYNLGIINIKNGDYSMAVTNMSGTNTFNAALANTLAGNNDAAAKAVEASADKDSAIGHYLRAVIAARAGDATQVAKSLKAAVSKDASLKEKAKTDLEFAKYKTSAEFISALN from the coding sequence ATGAAAAATAAAAGTGTAAAATTAGCAATAACAGCCGTTTCAACTGCAATTGTTTTAGCAGGTTGTGGTGGACTGGGGAAAATGGTTAAGAATTCCAATCAGGTTACTTACGAAGTAACTCCTAAGCCACTGGAAATGCATGGAGACAGTGTTCTCATAACCATTAATGGAAAATATCCTCCAAAATTCTTTGCTAAAAAAGCACAGGTAAATATAACACCAACATTAAAATATGGTGATACTGAAAAGGAATTTAAAAAGGTAAGTTACAAGGGCGAGACTGCAGAGGGTGAAGGTACAGTTATTAATAACGCTTCAGGTGGAGCAATAACTTATACAGATAAAATTCCATATTCATCTGATATGAGGGTTTCAGAGTTGATGTTAAAATCAACTGCATCTATAAAGACAAAATCAAAAGAATTTCCTGCCGTAAAAATTGGTGATGGTGTAATCGCTACACCTGCTTTAGTGATGAATGATGATAAGCCTTCTTTAGGTTCTGATAAATTCACTAAAACTGTTCCAAGAATTGCTGACGCACAAATTCAGTTCGTAATTCAACAATCACAGGTAAGATCCACCGAACTTTCAAAGCCGGAAATGAAGTCCTTAGCTGAATTTGTTAAAAATGGACAAAGCAAAGGATTTATTTTTAACAATATTGAAATATCCTCTTATGCTTCACCAGATGGAGAAGAGCGTTTAAATGCAGGATTGTCCGAAAGAAGAGCAGAGGAAACTGCAAATTATATTTCTAAAGAATTCAAGAAGAATAAAGTACAAGCTGCTAATTCTACTGATTTTATTAAGAAGTCATCTACTCCTGAGGATTGGGAAGGATTCAAAAAAGCGATTGAAAAATCGGATATTCAGGACAAAGATTTAATTCTTCGTGTTCTTACAATGTATTCTGATCCAATACAAAGAGAACAGGAAATTAAAAACATGGCTAAAACCTATACTGTAATAGCTGACAAAATACTTCCTGAATTAAGAAGATCAAAAATCAGAATTAATGCAGAAGAGAAAAGCAGATCTGATGAAAAAATAGCTAGCTTAGTAAGCACAAATCCAGATTCACTTTCAGTAGAAGAAGTTCTTTATTCTGCTACACTTACCAATGATATGGATGCTAAATTGAATATTTATAAAACTGCTGAACGTATTTATCCTAATGATTGGAGAGGCGCTAATAATGCAGGTTATGTGTTGATGCTTCAAAACAAGTTAAATGATGCTAAAGGCCAATTTGAGAAAGCAGACAAATTATCTGCAAATAATGCAGTAATTAAAAACAATCTTGGTGTTGTTGCTCATTTGCAAGGTGACAGAAAAAAAGCCGAAGCTTTATACAAAGAGGCTTCAGCTTCAGATAATAATGCAAAATACAACCTTGGGATAATCAACATTAAGAATGGAGATTATTCAATGGCGGTAACAAATATGAGTGGTACAAATACTTTTAACGCAGCCCTTGCAAATACATTAGCAGGAAATAATGATGCAGCTGCCAAAGCAGTTGAAGCTTCTGCGGATAAAGATTCTGCCATTGGTCATTATCTTAGAGCAGTTATTGCTGCAAGAGCAGGTGATGCCACACAGGTAGCCAAGAGCTTAAAAGCAGCTGTAAGTAAAGATGCTTCACTTAAAGAAAAAGCTAAAACTGATCTTGAATTCGCAAAATATAAAACTTCAGCAGAATTTATCTCTGCCTTGAACTAA
- the folK gene encoding 2-amino-4-hydroxy-6-hydroxymethyldihydropteridine diphosphokinase — translation MEKAVLLLGSNLGDSLEILHKALSLIVERIGKVEKISEIYQSKPWGFEHKNDFLNQVIVVNTTKSPANLLSSILEIEHEMGRIRIGHVYMARIIDIDILYYNEKVLNLENLKIPHPLLHKRKFTLIPLVEILPEFIHPIFQKTNLELLEGCTDNSEILKR, via the coding sequence ATGGAAAAAGCAGTTTTATTATTAGGAAGTAATTTGGGTGATTCGCTTGAAATACTTCACAAAGCACTCTCTTTGATTGTTGAGAGGATAGGTAAGGTGGAGAAAATTTCTGAAATTTATCAATCAAAGCCATGGGGATTTGAGCATAAAAATGATTTTCTAAATCAGGTAATAGTTGTAAATACCACAAAAAGTCCGGCAAATCTCTTAAGTTCGATTCTTGAAATTGAACACGAAATGGGAAGAATAAGAATAGGACATGTCTATATGGCAAGAATAATAGATATTGATATACTGTATTACAATGAAAAAGTTTTGAATCTCGAAAACTTAAAGATTCCCCACCCGCTTTTACATAAAAGAAAATTTACTTTAATACCACTAGTTGAAATTCTACCTGAATTCATTCATCCGATTTTTCAAAAAACCAACTTGGAATTGCTGGAAGGTTGCACTGATAATTCAGAAATTCTAAAAAGATAA
- the sppA gene encoding signal peptide peptidase SppA has translation MKQFFKFMFASMLGVFLSLFLIFVLFIGVLVAVVSSSESESIEVKSNSLLHLKFEEEIIERGTKNPLEHFDFSSFSSQPKIGLDEILENIKKAETDDNISGIFIDASSIKGGTAIVEEIRNKLIDFKESGKYIIAYSEYYTQSAYYLASVADEIYLNPQGAVDFKGLAAQLFFFKNALEKLEIEPQIIRHGKFKSAVEPFLLNQMSESNREQTTTFIGSIWKHTLNGISKSRNITVDELNRIANEFLLQKAEDAVTHKLVDQLAYRDEILEILKTKTEAESTKKINFMPIKKYIKAPNTIKKEITKDKIAVIYAVGNIESGEGDNETIGSESISKAIRDARLDENVKAIVLRVNSPGGSALASEVMWREAHLAKKAKPFIVSMGNYAASGGYYIACMADTIVASPNTITGSIGVFGVMFNMQNFMNNKLGINIDTVKTNTHSDLGAFYRPLTTNERAIIQKSVEQVYDVFISRVAEGRGMTKEMVDSIGQGRVWSGVDAKRIGLVDVLGGLETAIEIAANKAGLEKYRIVSMPEQEDPFTKIMSQISGEAKTSLLQSELGENYKFYKHVKSIMNQKGIQARMEYEIEIY, from the coding sequence ATGAAACAGTTTTTTAAATTTATGTTTGCCTCAATGCTAGGAGTTTTCCTGTCATTATTCCTTATTTTTGTACTTTTTATTGGAGTCCTGGTTGCAGTGGTTTCTTCATCTGAATCAGAAAGTATTGAAGTAAAATCAAATTCACTTTTGCATCTGAAATTTGAAGAAGAAATTATTGAAAGAGGAACGAAAAACCCACTTGAACATTTTGATTTTTCTTCTTTTTCATCACAACCCAAAATAGGCTTAGATGAAATTCTTGAAAACATTAAAAAGGCTGAAACAGATGATAATATTTCAGGTATATTCATTGATGCCAGCTCAATTAAAGGAGGAACTGCCATTGTTGAAGAAATCAGAAACAAATTAATTGATTTCAAAGAATCAGGGAAATACATAATTGCTTACAGTGAATATTATACCCAGTCAGCTTATTACCTTGCCTCTGTTGCTGATGAAATTTATCTAAACCCACAAGGTGCTGTGGATTTTAAAGGCTTAGCAGCCCAATTGTTTTTCTTTAAAAATGCTCTTGAAAAACTTGAAATTGAGCCCCAAATTATAAGGCATGGAAAATTCAAAAGTGCAGTAGAGCCATTTTTATTAAATCAAATGAGTGAATCCAACAGGGAACAAACAACAACCTTCATTGGTTCTATTTGGAAGCATACCTTAAATGGAATTTCTAAAAGCAGGAATATTACTGTTGATGAATTAAACAGGATAGCAAATGAGTTTTTGCTTCAAAAAGCAGAAGATGCTGTTACACATAAACTTGTTGACCAATTGGCATACAGAGATGAGATACTGGAAATATTAAAAACTAAAACAGAGGCTGAAAGCACAAAGAAAATTAACTTCATGCCTATTAAAAAATACATCAAGGCCCCAAATACTATTAAAAAAGAAATCACAAAAGATAAAATAGCAGTAATTTATGCTGTTGGTAATATTGAAAGTGGAGAAGGTGATAATGAAACTATTGGGTCAGAAAGTATTTCCAAAGCTATTAGGGATGCAAGACTTGATGAGAATGTTAAAGCAATCGTTTTAAGAGTTAATTCTCCGGGTGGAAGTGCACTAGCTTCAGAAGTAATGTGGAGAGAGGCCCATTTGGCTAAAAAAGCAAAACCATTTATTGTTTCTATGGGCAATTATGCTGCATCAGGAGGCTATTACATAGCCTGTATGGCCGACACTATTGTTGCTAGCCCAAATACAATTACAGGCTCTATTGGAGTATTCGGTGTTATGTTTAACATGCAAAATTTTATGAATAACAAATTAGGTATTAACATCGATACGGTTAAGACGAATACACACTCCGACCTTGGTGCTTTTTACAGACCTCTTACTACAAATGAAAGAGCAATAATTCAAAAAAGTGTGGAACAGGTCTATGATGTTTTCATCTCAAGAGTTGCCGAAGGAAGAGGAATGACAAAGGAAATGGTTGATAGCATTGGTCAAGGAAGGGTTTGGAGTGGTGTTGATGCTAAAAGAATTGGACTTGTGGATGTATTGGGAGGATTGGAAACGGCAATTGAAATTGCGGCAAATAAAGCCGGTCTTGAGAAATACAGAATAGTTTCAATGCCTGAACAGGAAGACCCATTTACCAAAATCATGTCTCAAATTTCTGGTGAAGCCAAAACATCACTTCTTCAAAGTGAGTTAGGTGAAAACTATAAGTTTTACAAACATGTGAAATCCATTATGAACCAAAAAGGGATTCAGGCAAGAATGGAGTATGAAATAGAGATTTATTAA